In one window of Lewinella sp. 4G2 DNA:
- the rho gene encoding transcription termination factor Rho, with amino-acid sequence MLSIAQLKAMLVPELRDLADKMGLKSYKRLNKQDLILKILDQQAVQGTSTAKEPPAASDTDRVPNRRAAAIAKAKNEKAERSAMKDDKPKDDDAKPTRGRGRGRAATSTEDKDEAPSRGRGRSARSSKTDDDPSTTERSTRGSARKSNRDETTDADESRNTRGRGRGRRNDDDAEREDSRNTRGRGRGRGRAEEPEIDDNRPTRGRGRGRNEDQEPEEITRPTRGRGRGNQDQDPDENPRNTRGRGRGNQDAPEGKDNAYEARYANRGRAAEGREELPPRGRYADRARGDERNERGATERTDRSNNDRANNNNDRNERGNNNRNERGNNRNQRNQTPRQPEYKLDGLVTSSGILEMMPDGYGFLRSSDYNYLSSPDDVYVNQQQVKQFGLRTGDLVRGPVKPPKEGEKYFALLEVEKINGLEPRVIRDRVPFDYLTAQFPTEKFTLSGRPDGKDYGMRLIDLFTPIGKGQRGLIVAQPKSGKTFLLKDVANAIAENHPETYLIVLLVDERPEEVTDMKRSVKAEVVASTFDEPADNHVRVANVVLEKAKRMVESGHDVCILLDSITRLARAYNTVQPSSGKVLSGGVEANALQKPKKFFGAARNIDGGGSLTILATALIDTGSKMDQVIFEEFKGTGNMELQLDRFLANKRMYPSIDFTKSSTRRDDLLLERDVLQRMFVLRNHLADMKPEEAFQFLMRHMQSTRNNGEFMASMNS; translated from the coding sequence ATGTTAAGCATAGCACAACTGAAGGCCATGCTGGTCCCCGAACTACGGGACCTGGCCGACAAAATGGGACTCAAATCCTACAAGCGACTCAATAAGCAGGACCTCATCCTTAAGATCCTCGACCAGCAAGCCGTCCAGGGCACCAGCACTGCCAAAGAACCACCCGCCGCTTCCGATACCGACCGCGTCCCCAACCGCCGCGCCGCCGCCATCGCCAAGGCCAAAAACGAAAAAGCGGAGAGATCCGCAATGAAGGACGACAAGCCTAAGGACGACGACGCCAAACCCACCCGGGGACGGGGCCGGGGACGCGCCGCCACCTCCACGGAAGACAAGGACGAAGCTCCCAGTAGAGGACGTGGCCGTAGCGCCCGCTCCAGCAAAACGGACGACGACCCTTCAACCACCGAACGCAGCACCCGCGGCAGCGCCCGCAAATCCAATCGCGACGAAACAACCGACGCCGATGAAAGCCGCAACACCCGCGGACGGGGCCGGGGACGCCGCAACGATGACGACGCCGAACGCGAAGATAGCCGCAACACCCGCGGCCGCGGACGGGGAAGAGGCCGAGCCGAAGAACCGGAAATCGACGACAACCGACCCACCCGCGGACGCGGACGGGGCCGGAACGAAGACCAGGAACCCGAAGAAATTACCCGCCCCACCCGTGGACGTGGCCGTGGCAACCAGGACCAGGACCCCGACGAGAACCCACGCAACACACGTGGACGCGGACGCGGCAACCAGGACGCCCCCGAAGGCAAGGACAACGCCTACGAAGCCCGCTACGCCAACCGGGGCCGCGCCGCTGAAGGCCGGGAAGAACTCCCCCCACGCGGACGCTACGCCGACCGGGCGCGCGGAGACGAACGCAACGAACGCGGCGCCACAGAACGTACCGACCGCAGCAATAACGACCGGGCGAACAACAATAATGACCGGAATGAGCGCGGTAATAATAACCGCAACGAACGCGGCAACAACCGCAACCAGCGTAACCAAACGCCCCGCCAGCCCGAGTACAAACTCGACGGTCTGGTGACGTCCTCCGGCATCCTCGAGATGATGCCCGACGGTTACGGCTTCCTGCGCTCCAGCGATTACAACTACCTGAGTAGCCCGGACGACGTGTACGTCAACCAGCAACAGGTGAAGCAATTTGGTTTGCGGACGGGTGACCTCGTGCGCGGCCCCGTTAAGCCACCGAAGGAAGGGGAGAAGTACTTCGCCCTGCTGGAAGTGGAAAAAATCAACGGCCTCGAGCCCCGCGTCATTCGTGACCGGGTACCGTTTGACTACCTCACCGCCCAGTTCCCGACCGAGAAGTTCACCCTCTCCGGCCGGCCCGACGGTAAGGACTACGGGATGCGCCTGATCGACCTCTTCACGCCCATCGGTAAGGGGCAGCGGGGATTGATCGTGGCCCAGCCAAAATCCGGTAAGACCTTCCTGCTGAAGGACGTGGCCAACGCCATCGCCGAAAACCACCCCGAAACCTACCTCATCGTGCTGTTGGTGGACGAACGCCCCGAGGAAGTCACCGACATGAAGCGCAGCGTGAAAGCTGAAGTAGTGGCCTCCACCTTCGACGAGCCGGCGGATAACCACGTGCGCGTGGCGAACGTCGTGCTGGAAAAAGCGAAGCGGATGGTTGAATCCGGCCACGACGTTTGTATCCTCCTCGATTCCATCACCCGTTTAGCGCGGGCGTACAACACCGTTCAGCCGAGCTCCGGCAAGGTTCTTTCCGGTGGTGTGGAGGCCAACGCCCTGCAGAAGCCGAAGAAGTTCTTCGGTGCCGCCCGTAACATCGACGGTGGCGGCTCCCTGACGATCCTGGCCACCGCCCTGATCGACACGGGCTCCAAGATGGACCAGGTGATCTTCGAAGAGTTCAAGGGTACCGGTAACATGGAGCTCCAACTCGACCGCTTCCTGGCCAACAAACGGATGTACCCATCCATCGACTTCACCAAGTCCAGCACCCGCCGCGACGACCTCCTGTTGGAGCGGGACGTGCTGCAGCGCATGTTCGTCCTCCGCAACCACCTGGCGGATATGAAGCCGGAAGAAGCGTTCCAGTTTTTGATGCGGCACATGCAGAGTACAAGGAATAATGGGGAGTTTATGGCTTCGATGAACTCTTAA
- the serS gene encoding serine--tRNA ligase: protein MLQVATLRNDRENVLAGLAKRYFPDAEATVDRIIELDDQRKDIQTKSDAILAERNTLSGQIGQLFKTGKKDEATALRAKVGELKEEIATLQEEATTVAEQLEEALLSVPNVPHELVKQGHGEEENEVYRAYEGALPKLEGGAKPHWELADEYGIFDLELGVKTTGGGFPVFTGQGARLARSLVNFFLDRNTEAGYVEYQPPLLVNEATARATGQLPDKEGQMYHVTRDDLYLIPTAEVPLTNLFRGEIVDKENLPVKLTGYTPCFRREAGSYGAHVRGLNRVHQFDKVEIVEIADPATSYERLDAMVAHVGQLLTDLGLPFRILRLCGGDTGFTSAMTYDFEVWSAAQERWLEVSSVSNFETYQSNRLKLRYREDKKTTLAHTLNGSALALPRIIAALLENNQTAEGIVLPKVLHAYVGKQLLTR, encoded by the coding sequence ATGTTACAAGTAGCCACCCTCAGAAACGATCGGGAAAACGTTCTCGCCGGCCTCGCCAAACGGTACTTCCCGGACGCCGAAGCCACCGTGGACCGCATCATCGAGCTGGACGACCAACGCAAGGACATCCAAACCAAGAGCGACGCCATCCTCGCCGAACGCAACACGCTGAGCGGGCAGATCGGCCAACTCTTTAAGACGGGTAAGAAGGACGAAGCCACCGCCCTGCGCGCCAAAGTGGGCGAGCTGAAGGAAGAAATCGCCACCCTGCAGGAAGAAGCGACCACCGTAGCCGAGCAACTGGAAGAAGCGCTGCTCTCCGTACCCAACGTCCCCCACGAGCTGGTGAAACAGGGCCACGGCGAAGAAGAAAACGAAGTGTACCGCGCTTACGAAGGCGCCCTCCCCAAACTGGAAGGCGGCGCCAAACCCCACTGGGAACTGGCCGACGAGTACGGGATCTTTGACCTCGAACTGGGCGTAAAAACCACCGGCGGCGGCTTCCCCGTCTTCACCGGGCAGGGCGCCCGCCTGGCCCGCAGCCTCGTCAATTTCTTCCTGGACCGCAACACCGAGGCCGGCTACGTCGAATACCAACCCCCACTGCTGGTGAACGAAGCCACGGCCCGCGCCACCGGCCAACTCCCCGATAAGGAAGGGCAGATGTACCACGTTACGCGCGACGACCTTTACCTCATCCCCACCGCCGAAGTGCCGCTGACGAACCTCTTCCGCGGGGAGATCGTCGACAAAGAAAACCTGCCCGTAAAACTGACGGGCTACACCCCCTGCTTCCGCCGCGAAGCGGGTAGCTATGGCGCCCACGTAAGGGGCCTCAACCGCGTCCACCAGTTCGATAAGGTCGAGATCGTAGAGATCGCCGACCCCGCCACGAGCTACGAACGGCTGGACGCGATGGTCGCCCACGTCGGGCAATTGCTAACGGATCTCGGCCTGCCCTTCCGCATCCTCCGCCTTTGCGGTGGAGACACCGGTTTCACCAGCGCTATGACCTACGACTTCGAAGTCTGGAGCGCCGCCCAGGAGCGGTGGCTGGAAGTAAGTTCCGTCTCCAACTTCGAAACCTACCAGAGCAACCGCCTGAAACTGCGGTACCGCGAGGACAAGAAAACGACCCTCGCCCACACCCTGAATGGCTCCGCCCTGGCCCTTCCCCGCATCATCGCCGCCCTGCTGGAGAACAACCAGACGGCCGAAGGGATTGTATTACCTAAGGTACTGCACGCCTACGTCGGCAAGCAGCTGTTGACCCGTTAA
- the frr gene encoding ribosome recycling factor has product MSELLSEHLEEAKMLMDEAIGHLESELLKIRTGKASPAMLSGLMVKYYGAPTPINQVANISTADSRTLTLQPFDKTAIGDIERAIFEANLGVTPQNDGDLIRINIPPLTEERRKQLAKQVKASGEDAKIVIRNIRRDAMEAIKKEVKNGYPEDAGKRKEDEVQGWVNGYNKKIEEHVENKEKDVMTL; this is encoded by the coding sequence ATGAGCGAATTACTAAGCGAACACCTGGAAGAAGCCAAAATGCTAATGGACGAGGCCATCGGCCACCTCGAATCCGAACTCCTCAAGATCCGGACGGGAAAAGCCAGCCCCGCCATGCTCAGCGGACTAATGGTGAAGTACTACGGCGCCCCAACGCCCATTAACCAAGTAGCGAATATCTCTACGGCGGACTCCCGCACGCTGACGCTCCAACCCTTCGATAAAACGGCCATCGGCGACATCGAACGCGCCATCTTCGAGGCCAACCTCGGCGTAACGCCCCAGAACGACGGCGACCTCATCCGCATCAACATTCCACCACTGACGGAAGAACGCCGCAAGCAACTCGCCAAGCAAGTGAAAGCTTCCGGTGAAGACGCCAAGATCGTCATCCGCAACATCCGCCGCGACGCGATGGAGGCCATCAAAAAGGAGGTCAAAAACGGCTACCCCGAAGATGCCGGCAAGCGCAAGGAGGACGAAGTCCAGGGTTGGGTCAACGGCTACAACAAGAAGATTGAAGAACACGTCGAGAACAAGGAGAAGGACGTGATGACGCTGTAA
- the thrS gene encoding threonine--tRNA ligase → MINIKFPDGNVRQYEPGTSALQMAESISSGLARNVVSATVNGKLTDRNVPINEDSTMVFHTWNDQVGKETFWHSTAHLMAEALEALYPGIKFGYGPAGENGFFYDVEPPAGQSISSDDFETIEKKMIELARQKNEYVRREVSKEEAIAYFTEKGDEYKLELLDALEDGTITFYTQGEFTDLCRGPHIPNTGAIKAVKLMKIGGAFWRGDEKNKQLTRISGISFPKAKELKEYLENLEEAKKRDHRKLGKELELFMFSEKVGAGLPMWLPKGYQLRQRLAAYLEKKQEAAGYEQVATPHIGKKELYQTSGHWDKYGEDSFQPIKTPREGEEFLLKPMNCPHHCEMYKFRPRSYKELPLRLAEFGTVYRYEQTGELHGLSRVRGFTQDDAHIFCMPEQVKGEFIAVVHIVQEVLGMIGFDDVTAQISLRDPQTPEKYIGSDENWATAEQAIIDACKEIDIKTVTEYGEAAFYGPKLDFMVRDALGRSWQLGTVQVDYNLPERFELEYIGSDNEAHRPVMIHRAPFGSMERFTSILIEHTAGKFPLWLAPEQFAILPISERFNDYAQDVKAKLAEHDIRGLVDDRNETIGRKIRDNETKRIPFMLIVGENEVEAGGVAVRVQGEGDKGTMSVAEFVAFFQEQLVY, encoded by the coding sequence ATGATCAATATCAAATTTCCCGACGGCAACGTCCGCCAGTACGAACCCGGCACCTCCGCCCTGCAGATGGCCGAGAGCATCTCTTCCGGCCTGGCCCGCAACGTCGTTTCCGCCACCGTCAACGGTAAACTGACCGACCGCAACGTACCCATCAACGAGGACTCCACGATGGTTTTCCACACCTGGAACGATCAGGTGGGTAAGGAAACCTTTTGGCACTCCACGGCGCACCTTATGGCCGAGGCCCTCGAGGCGCTTTACCCCGGTATCAAGTTCGGCTACGGCCCCGCCGGCGAGAACGGGTTCTTCTACGACGTCGAGCCCCCCGCCGGCCAATCAATCAGCTCCGACGACTTCGAGACCATCGAAAAAAAGATGATCGAACTGGCGCGGCAGAAGAACGAGTACGTCCGCCGCGAAGTCAGCAAAGAGGAGGCCATCGCCTACTTCACCGAAAAGGGCGACGAGTACAAGCTCGAACTCCTCGACGCGCTGGAGGACGGCACCATCACCTTCTACACTCAGGGCGAGTTCACCGACCTCTGCCGCGGCCCCCACATCCCCAACACCGGCGCCATCAAGGCTGTCAAACTGATGAAGATCGGCGGTGCCTTCTGGCGGGGAGACGAAAAGAACAAGCAACTCACGCGCATCTCCGGCATCTCATTCCCCAAGGCGAAGGAGCTCAAGGAGTACCTCGAAAACCTGGAGGAAGCTAAAAAGCGCGACCACCGGAAACTGGGCAAGGAGCTCGAACTCTTCATGTTCTCCGAGAAGGTCGGCGCCGGCCTCCCCATGTGGCTACCCAAGGGCTACCAACTTCGCCAGCGCCTCGCGGCCTACCTCGAAAAGAAGCAGGAAGCCGCCGGTTACGAACAGGTTGCCACCCCACACATCGGAAAAAAGGAGCTCTACCAGACTTCCGGCCACTGGGATAAGTACGGTGAGGACAGCTTCCAACCCATCAAGACCCCCCGCGAGGGTGAGGAATTCCTCCTCAAACCCATGAACTGCCCGCACCATTGCGAGATGTACAAGTTCCGCCCCCGCTCTTACAAGGAACTACCCCTCCGCCTCGCGGAATTTGGTACCGTGTACCGCTACGAACAGACTGGGGAGCTCCACGGCCTGAGCCGCGTCCGGGGCTTCACTCAGGATGACGCCCACATCTTCTGTATGCCGGAGCAGGTGAAGGGTGAGTTCATCGCCGTCGTCCACATCGTTCAGGAAGTCCTGGGTATGATCGGTTTCGATGACGTTACCGCCCAAATTAGCCTGCGCGATCCCCAGACGCCAGAGAAATACATCGGCTCGGACGAGAACTGGGCCACTGCCGAGCAGGCCATCATCGATGCCTGTAAGGAAATCGACATCAAGACCGTCACCGAGTACGGGGAAGCCGCCTTCTACGGCCCCAAACTCGATTTCATGGTCCGCGATGCCCTCGGCCGCAGCTGGCAGCTGGGTACCGTCCAGGTCGATTACAATCTCCCCGAACGCTTCGAGTTGGAGTACATCGGTAGTGACAATGAGGCCCACCGTCCGGTGATGATCCACCGCGCGCCCTTCGGTTCGATGGAGCGTTTCACGTCCATCCTCATTGAGCACACGGCCGGTAAATTCCCCCTCTGGCTGGCGCCCGAACAGTTCGCGATCCTCCCCATCAGCGAGCGTTTCAACGATTACGCCCAGGACGTCAAAGCAAAGCTAGCCGAGCACGATATCCGCGGCCTCGTCGACGACCGCAACGAAACCATCGGCCGCAAGATCCGCGACAACGAGACCAAACGTATCCCCTTCATGCTCATCGTCGGTGAGAATGAGGTCGAGGCCGGCGGCGTGGCCGTCCGCGTCCAGGGCGAAGGCGACAAGGGCACGATGAGCGTAGCGGAATTTGTGGCGTTTTTTCAGGAGCAGTTGGTGTATTGA
- a CDS encoding zinc metallopeptidase, which produces MFSGGYGIYIVITLVFAGIGGLVSNRLKSKFKHYARIPMAGQMSGAEVAQKMLDDHQIRDVRIVMGQGFLSDHYNPQTKTVSLSPEVYQGRSISSAAVAAHECGHVVQHATAYTWLTLRSKMVPVVQLASRAQGFLLMFAIGGLAGGFGGLMLQITIAAFAITTLFSLVTLPVEFDASNRALAWLDTSGIVRGEKHDGAKDALWWAAMTYVVSALSSLTVLVWLILSSQSRR; this is translated from the coding sequence ATGTTTAGTGGAGGCTACGGCATTTACATCGTCATCACCCTCGTTTTCGCCGGTATTGGTGGCCTGGTGAGCAACCGTTTGAAGAGTAAGTTCAAGCACTACGCCCGCATCCCCATGGCCGGGCAGATGAGCGGCGCCGAAGTGGCCCAGAAAATGTTGGACGACCACCAGATCCGCGACGTCCGCATCGTGATGGGCCAGGGTTTTCTGAGCGATCACTACAATCCGCAAACGAAGACGGTTTCCCTCAGCCCCGAAGTTTACCAGGGCCGGAGCATCTCCTCGGCGGCGGTAGCGGCCCACGAGTGTGGCCACGTCGTCCAACACGCCACGGCCTACACTTGGCTGACGCTGCGGAGCAAAATGGTGCCCGTCGTCCAACTCGCCAGCCGCGCCCAGGGCTTCCTGCTGATGTTCGCCATCGGTGGCCTGGCCGGTGGTTTCGGTGGGCTGATGCTGCAGATCACCATCGCCGCCTTCGCAATTACGACCCTCTTCAGCCTCGTAACCCTCCCCGTAGAATTCGACGCGAGTAACCGCGCCCTCGCCTGGTTGGATACCTCCGGCATCGTCCGCGGCGAAAAGCACGATGGCGCCAAGGATGCCCTCTGGTGGGCCGCAATGACCTACGTAGTCTCCGCCCTCTCCTCGCTGACGGTGCTGGTTTGGCTGATTTTGTCGTCTCAATCGCGGCGTTAG
- a CDS encoding SPASM domain-containing protein produces MPKLYPKDTLNFLRKLTPKRVVNATKVAASYYATRWLQRPVVWGKPFTVSFEPTTACNLRCPECPSGLRQFTRPTGNLKADFFRKTMDDIADRLLYLIFYFQGEPYINPDFLDMVKEASDRGVYTITSTNGHFLNKANAERTITSGLDRLIISVDGTTQEVYEQYRKAGKLESVLQGARNVVQAKKELQSATPHIIFQFLVVKPNEHQMEDVVRLADEIGIDEVKFKSAQLYDYEHGNPLMPENEDHARYYKKEDGTYGLKNKLQNHCWKLWHSCVITWDGLVAPCCFDKDVTHRLGDVKAESLDQIWEGAAYDDFRTKLLKGRAEIDICQNCTEGCEVWLMD; encoded by the coding sequence ATGCCCAAACTCTACCCAAAAGATACCCTCAACTTCCTCCGCAAGCTCACGCCCAAGCGGGTGGTGAACGCAACGAAGGTGGCCGCCAGCTACTACGCGACGCGGTGGTTGCAGCGGCCGGTGGTGTGGGGCAAGCCCTTTACGGTAAGTTTTGAGCCTACGACGGCGTGTAACCTGCGGTGCCCGGAGTGCCCGAGTGGTTTGCGGCAGTTTACCCGGCCGACAGGGAACCTGAAGGCGGATTTCTTCCGGAAGACAATGGACGACATTGCCGACCGGTTGCTCTACCTCATCTTTTACTTTCAGGGGGAGCCGTACATCAATCCGGATTTTCTGGATATGGTGAAGGAAGCTAGTGACCGGGGGGTGTACACCATCACCTCCACGAACGGGCACTTCCTGAATAAGGCCAATGCGGAACGGACGATCACCAGCGGGCTGGACCGGCTCATCATCAGTGTGGACGGGACGACGCAGGAGGTGTACGAACAGTACCGCAAGGCAGGTAAGCTGGAGAGCGTGCTGCAGGGGGCACGGAACGTCGTGCAAGCCAAGAAGGAGTTGCAATCGGCTACGCCGCACATCATTTTTCAGTTCCTCGTCGTGAAGCCGAATGAGCACCAGATGGAGGACGTCGTCCGCCTGGCGGATGAGATTGGGATTGACGAGGTGAAGTTCAAATCCGCGCAGCTCTACGATTACGAGCACGGCAACCCCCTCATGCCCGAGAATGAGGACCACGCCCGCTACTACAAAAAAGAGGACGGCACCTACGGCCTCAAGAATAAACTGCAGAACCACTGTTGGAAACTGTGGCACTCCTGCGTCATCACCTGGGACGGCCTCGTCGCGCCCTGCTGCTTCGATAAGGACGTCACCCACCGCCTCGGCGACGTGAAGGCGGAGAGCCTCGACCAAATCTGGGAGGGCGCCGCCTACGATGATTTCCGCACCAAACTGCTGAAGGGGCGGGCGGAGATTGATATTTGCCAGAATTGTACGGAGGGTTGTGAGGTTTGGTTGATGGATTAG